The Arachidicoccus terrestris genome includes the window ATTCTACTTATGCCGACCGCCGAGATAGGATTGATTTTTATTCCGTTTTTTAGCCTGCCTTCTTTTATTTTCGGAGTGATCTACCTGATTATCACTGCCTGGTTGGATAAAAGAGGCAGCTCAAGAATTAATCATTCTGCCCACTTGTATGGCGGACTGTACGGTATTGCTTTTCTGATCCTGGCCTGTCAGCTATTCTCTCATTTTAATGTATTGGCACAATTCATTTTGCAGGTACGCAGCTATTTTCAGATTTAAAAAGCAGGCTTGATATGCATTCAGGATCAGTCTGTTTCCCTGTTGAAGATAAAGGCGCGATCCATCTTTTCCATACCCAATTTGGGATAGTACGCTACTGCGCTGGGAGCTGCCAGTAGCAAGAGCATACTTTGAGGGCCGATTTCGAGGCGGGTACGGCGCACAAGTTCTTTGCCGATTCCCTCATGTTGGTATTCTTTACGGACCGCCAGGTCGGACAGGTAACAGCAGTAACAAAAGTCTGTCAGACTGCGGGCGATACCGACCAATTGGTCTCCATCCCAAGCACTTACTGTCAGATCCGCTGCCTTAAACATGCTTTCAATCCGCTTCATATCACCGGTGGGGCGGTTGATGCCAGAACTATCAAATACTTCGATGATTGTGTCTATCGGAATTATCTTATTAATTGCGTAAATGATTGGCATAGATAAAGGTTTAAATTAGTCATGAAATCTGACCAAAGTTACCTGATCCATTGGAAGAGCCAAGTTTATTTTAATAACGAATGTCTGTTTGCCGCAGGCATATTTTGAATGTTTTTTTGCTTGTTAGCCGTCTTTATTTGTCTTTCCCGCAGATTGCGAGTAATTTTGATCACTTCTATTATTTATGTTAACGAAAAGAATCATTCCCTGCCTGGATATCAAAGATGGCAGAACGGTGAAAGGTATTAATTTTGAAAGCCTTCGTGACGCCGGAGACCCGGTGGAACTCGGAAAGTTCTATGCCGATCAGGGTGCAGATGAACTGGTCTTTTTGGACATCACTGCAACGGTAGAAAAAAGAAAGACGCTGAGGGAGTTAGTCAGTAAGATAGCCCGCCATATCAATATTCCTTTCACGGTTGGGGGGGGGATCAGTTCTGTTGAGGATGGCAAGATCCTCCTGGACAACGGAGCTGACAAAACTTCGGTCAATTCGGCGGCGTTTAAACGGCCGGAACTGATCCAAGAACTGGCAGGCGCATTTGGGAGCCAGTGTGTCGTCTTGGCCATTGATACCAAAAAAGAGGCTGATGGTCATTGGTATGTTTATTTGAATGGAGGCAGGCTTAAAACAGATATCCGTTGTGAGGACTGGGCCAGAAAGGGAGTGGAATTAGGTGCAGGGGAGATATTGCTGACATCTATGAATAATGATGGAACGAAACAGGGGTTTGCACTGGATATTACAGAGACGCTGGCAACGACATTACCGGTTCCGGTTATCGCCAGCGGTGGTGGCGGGACTGTAGAGCACTTTATAGATGTCTTTGAGTCGGCGCATGCGGATGCGGCGCTGGCTGCCAGCATTTTTCATTTTAGAGAAGTAGAAATCGGTGTTT containing:
- the hisF gene encoding imidazole glycerol phosphate synthase subunit HisF, with product MLTKRIIPCLDIKDGRTVKGINFESLRDAGDPVELGKFYADQGADELVFLDITATVEKRKTLRELVSKIARHINIPFTVGGGISSVEDGKILLDNGADKTSVNSAAFKRPELIQELAGAFGSQCVVLAIDTKKEADGHWYVYLNGGRLKTDIRCEDWARKGVELGAGEILLTSMNNDGTKQGFALDITETLATTLPVPVIASGGGGTVEHFIDVFESAHADAALAASIFHFREVEIGVLKRKLAEAGIPVRQ
- a CDS encoding GNAT family N-acetyltransferase, with amino-acid sequence MPIIYAINKIIPIDTIIEVFDSSGINRPTGDMKRIESMFKAADLTVSAWDGDQLVGIARSLTDFCYCCYLSDLAVRKEYQHEGIGKELVRRTRLEIGPQSMLLLLAAPSAVAYYPKLGMEKMDRAFIFNRETD